A single region of the Halorussus gelatinilyticus genome encodes:
- a CDS encoding RNA-binding protein — MEVKSRHHLRSDEVREIEQRLADRLGVELDADSYELVELEDSEFELVLVDGEPAVLYFEDEPFLTVRGANEYEPQTRVVTVDAGAVSFVSDGADVMRPGIVEADDDIAAGDLVAIAEESHGKVLAVGRAQTDGDDMVGDEGKVVSSVHHVGDELYEFTV, encoded by the coding sequence ATGGAAGTCAAGTCTCGTCACCACCTCCGGAGCGACGAGGTGCGGGAGATAGAGCAACGCCTCGCCGACCGACTCGGCGTCGAGTTGGACGCCGACAGCTACGAACTCGTGGAACTGGAGGACTCGGAGTTCGAACTCGTGCTGGTGGACGGCGAACCCGCCGTGCTGTACTTCGAGGACGAACCGTTCCTGACGGTCCGGGGTGCCAACGAGTACGAACCCCAGACTCGCGTCGTCACGGTGGACGCGGGCGCGGTCTCGTTCGTCAGCGACGGCGCGGACGTGATGCGCCCCGGCATCGTGGAGGCCGACGACGACATCGCCGCGGGCGACCTCGTGGCCATCGCCGAGGAGTCCCACGGCAAGGTGCTGGCGGTCGGCCGCGCCCAGACCGACGGCGACGACATGGTGGGCGACGAGGGGAAGGTCGTCTCGTCGGTCCACCACGTCGGCGACGAACTGTACGAGTTCACGGTCTGA
- a CDS encoding DUF6432 family protein, with amino-acid sequence MKAKREYRNREEVEVAVLDALVDRNEDGMTVFEIRSHVDADIDELETALANLKEDGLISASDGDHRTLITPDDRVIPDPDEEVEEPSFVDRIIERLPL; translated from the coding sequence ATGAAGGCAAAGCGTGAGTACCGGAACCGCGAGGAGGTCGAGGTTGCGGTACTCGACGCGCTCGTCGATCGGAACGAGGACGGCATGACCGTCTTCGAGATCCGCTCGCACGTCGATGCCGACATCGACGAGTTGGAGACCGCGCTCGCCAACCTGAAGGAGGACGGTCTCATCTCGGCCAGCGATGGCGACCACCGGACGCTCATCACGCCCGACGACCGCGTGATTCCGGACCCCGACGAGGAGGTCGAGGAACCGTCGTTCGTGGACAGAATCATCGAGCGACTACCGCTCTGA
- a CDS encoding DUF1028 domain-containing protein: MTFSICVRETYEGEEGDDQTRFGVAVTTRLPAVGTLCPFASENGAVATQSLVNVELGRKGIEYLDDGLAVEDALQALLNADEGAPQRQLHGVDSAGTFAFSGEECKDWYGHVEGDGYTVAGNLLTGEAVVEAVAEEYEASRGEDRPLAERLIDALAAGHAEGGDKREELHVQSAALLVESTEDREMEPYYDDLRVDATETPVADLRETYELAKEGFEMAVERYEEAYEDDELDAADDEEVGGDEADGGDEADGERGGE, from the coding sequence GCGAGGAGGGCGACGACCAGACCCGATTCGGCGTGGCGGTGACGACCCGCCTGCCCGCGGTCGGGACGCTCTGTCCGTTCGCCAGCGAGAACGGTGCGGTGGCGACTCAGAGCCTCGTCAACGTCGAGTTGGGCCGGAAGGGAATCGAGTATCTCGACGACGGGCTGGCGGTCGAGGACGCCCTGCAAGCCCTGCTCAACGCCGACGAGGGCGCGCCGCAGCGCCAACTCCACGGCGTCGATTCGGCGGGCACCTTCGCCTTCTCGGGCGAGGAGTGCAAGGACTGGTACGGACACGTCGAGGGCGACGGCTACACCGTCGCCGGGAACCTGCTGACCGGCGAGGCGGTCGTCGAAGCGGTCGCCGAGGAGTACGAGGCGAGCCGAGGCGAGGACCGACCGCTCGCCGAGCGACTGATAGACGCCCTCGCCGCGGGCCACGCCGAGGGCGGCGACAAGCGCGAGGAGCTACACGTCCAGAGCGCGGCGCTCCTCGTGGAATCGACCGAGGACCGCGAGATGGAGCCGTACTACGACGACCTGCGCGTGGACGCGACCGAGACGCCGGTCGCCGACCTCCGGGAGACCTACGAACTGGCGAAGGAGGGCTTCGAGATGGCGGTCGAGCGCTACGAGGAGGCCTACGAGGACGACGAGCTGGACGCGGCCGACGACGAGGAGGTCGGCGGCGACGAAGCGGACGGTGGCGACGAAGCGGACGGCGAGCGAGGCGGCGAGTAG